Proteins encoded together in one uncultured Desulfosarcina sp. window:
- a CDS encoding type II asparaginase: protein MQTNHDDSKAKAEVVVLATGGTIAGTAGSATRADYTSGRVTVDAMIAAVPQIREIARVRGEQLANVGSQDITFAIMIALANRINNLLAEKHNHGVVVTHGTDTMEETAHFLNLTVASRKPVVMTGAMRPATAISADGPLNLYNAVAVAADPQAAERGVLVVMNDRIHGAHSLTKSNTTSVETFISPVNGLIGTVNYGRSEYFRRPFRRHTFNSEFSLDGVSVLPRVDIVHACADMPPDLIDASVERGARGIVIAGDGNGNMNAATIERAARAAAGGVLIVRSSRVPTGNVGRNVEIDDDRLGFVASDELNPVKARILLMLALLKKRSLEEIQRLFYEY, encoded by the coding sequence ATGCAAACCAATCACGACGATTCAAAGGCAAAGGCAGAAGTGGTCGTTCTGGCCACGGGCGGCACCATTGCCGGGACGGCCGGATCCGCGACCCGTGCGGACTACACCTCGGGACGGGTAACCGTCGATGCCATGATCGCCGCGGTGCCGCAAATCCGGGAAATCGCCCGTGTTCGCGGAGAGCAGTTGGCCAACGTAGGATCCCAGGATATCACCTTCGCCATTATGATCGCTCTGGCCAACCGTATCAACAATCTGCTGGCCGAAAAGCACAACCACGGTGTGGTGGTCACCCACGGCACCGATACCATGGAAGAGACGGCCCACTTTCTCAACTTGACCGTCGCCAGTCGAAAACCGGTGGTCATGACCGGCGCCATGCGTCCCGCCACGGCCATCAGCGCCGATGGCCCCTTGAACCTGTACAATGCCGTGGCCGTGGCCGCAGACCCGCAGGCCGCCGAACGCGGCGTCCTGGTCGTCATGAACGACCGCATCCACGGTGCCCATTCACTGACCAAGTCCAACACCACTTCGGTGGAAACCTTCATTTCCCCCGTCAACGGCCTGATCGGAACGGTCAATTACGGCCGCAGCGAATATTTCCGCCGGCCTTTTCGCAGGCACACCTTCAACAGCGAATTCAGCCTCGACGGCGTGAGCGTGCTGCCCCGCGTGGATATCGTCCATGCCTGCGCGGACATGCCGCCCGACCTCATCGACGCCTCCGTGGAGCGCGGCGCCAGGGGAATCGTGATCGCCGGCGACGGAAACGGCAACATGAATGCGGCCACCATCGAGCGGGCAGCCAGGGCCGCCGCCGGCGGAGTTCTGATCGTCCGCAGTTCCCGCGTCCCCACCGGCAATGTGGGGCGCAACGTGGAGATCGACGACGACCGCTTGGGATTTGTCGCTTCGGACGAACTCAATCCGGTAAAGGCCAGAATTCTACTGATGCTGGCGCTGTTGAAAAAACGCAGTCTGGAGGAAATTCAGCGGCTGTTCTACGAGTATTAG
- a CDS encoding glycerate kinase, whose amino-acid sequence MHIVVAPNAFKGSLSAVEAAAAMRKGILAANPGCRVSCVPVADGGDGLTEVMLQGMGGQRIETTVTGPRFDKVSAPFCLIPGKRLAVVEMARASGLALLPESQRNPMETTTYGTGELILCAMEHGAKQIIVGIGGSATCDGGIGMAAALGYRFLDPSGAALKPVGGQLNAVAAIDKSGVDPGLASIRVAAACDVTNPLTGPEGAARVFGPQKGASAAQVDALDAGLANLARVIRRDLGVDIQQLAGSGAAGGLGGGLHAFLGAELKPGIDLVLDVVGLKSVLIGADLVLTAEGQIDDQTRFNKAPAGVAHMAKAAGIPCIAICGAVGEAIQTLHDIGIDAVFSICGGPLSLEKAMQNAPDLLTRCTEQVVRAFVAGRRGASEI is encoded by the coding sequence ATGCACATCGTTGTCGCACCCAACGCCTTCAAGGGCAGCCTCAGCGCGGTTGAAGCGGCAGCGGCGATGAGAAAAGGCATTCTGGCCGCCAACCCCGGCTGCCGGGTCTCCTGTGTGCCCGTTGCCGACGGCGGCGACGGCCTCACCGAGGTGATGCTGCAAGGCATGGGCGGCCAGCGCATCGAAACGACGGTGACCGGTCCGCGCTTCGATAAAGTGTCGGCACCCTTCTGCCTGATTCCCGGCAAACGCCTGGCCGTGGTGGAGATGGCCAGGGCCTCCGGCCTGGCGCTGCTTCCCGAATCTCAGCGGAATCCCATGGAGACGACGACCTACGGCACCGGCGAACTGATTTTGTGCGCCATGGAGCACGGAGCCAAGCAGATTATCGTGGGCATCGGCGGCAGCGCCACCTGCGACGGCGGCATCGGCATGGCCGCCGCCCTGGGATACCGCTTTCTCGACCCATCCGGCGCCGCCCTTAAGCCGGTCGGCGGGCAGTTGAATGCCGTTGCCGCCATCGACAAAAGCGGCGTCGACCCCGGGCTTGCCAGTATTCGCGTGGCTGCGGCCTGCGATGTGACCAATCCCTTGACTGGACCCGAGGGCGCCGCGCGGGTTTTCGGCCCCCAGAAAGGCGCTTCGGCGGCCCAGGTCGATGCGCTTGACGCCGGTCTGGCCAATCTGGCCCGGGTGATCCGGCGGGACTTGGGCGTCGATATTCAACAGCTTGCCGGATCCGGGGCCGCCGGTGGTCTGGGTGGGGGGCTGCACGCCTTTCTGGGGGCCGAATTGAAGCCGGGTATCGATCTGGTCCTCGACGTGGTGGGGCTGAAAAGCGTTCTGATTGGGGCGGACCTGGTGCTTACGGCCGAAGGGCAGATCGACGACCAGACCCGCTTCAACAAGGCGCCGGCCGGTGTGGCGCACATGGCCAAAGCGGCAGGTATCCCCTGTATCGCCATCTGCGGTGCGGTGGGGGAAGCGATTCAGACCCTGCATGATATCGGCATCGATGCCGTTTTTTCCATCTGCGGCGGTCCGCTTTCGCTGGAAAAGGCCATGCAGAACGCTCCCGATCTTCTAACCCGGTGTACCGAGCAGGTGGTACGAGCATTTGTCGCCGGAAGAAGGGGCGCGTCGGAAATCTAA
- a CDS encoding shikimate kinase, whose amino-acid sequence MSSATRNLILIGMPAAGKSTVGVLLAKRLGIAFVDTDLLIQTGEGRLLQEIISRHGIEGFRTIEENYLLQVPPDCGVVATGGSAVYSQRAISHLRSLGPVVYLRIGLAALKERLGSLDERGVLRAPGQTIDGLYAERSPLYEKYADITVSTANITPDRVVAAVLRQL is encoded by the coding sequence ATGAGCAGCGCCACCCGGAATCTGATTCTCATTGGCATGCCGGCAGCGGGTAAAAGCACGGTCGGTGTATTGCTGGCCAAACGGCTGGGCATTGCCTTCGTGGACACGGATCTTCTCATCCAGACGGGTGAAGGCCGGCTTTTACAGGAGATCATTTCCCGGCACGGCATCGAGGGATTTCGTACCATTGAGGAAAACTACCTGTTGCAGGTGCCTCCCGATTGCGGGGTGGTGGCTACCGGCGGCAGCGCCGTTTACAGCCAAAGAGCGATATCCCACCTTAGATCTCTGGGGCCGGTGGTCTATCTTCGCATCGGCCTGGCGGCCCTGAAAGAGCGGCTGGGCAGCCTGGACGAACGCGGGGTCCTGCGAGCGCCCGGCCAGACCATTGATGGGCTGTATGCAGAGCGCAGCCCGCTGTATGAAAAATACGCCGACATCACCGTCTCCACCGCCAACATTACGCCGGACCGGGTGGTTGCGGCGGTCTTGCGGCAGCTGTAG
- a CDS encoding penicillin acylase family protein, which yields MKLNQKPINLAGNDGAVCIARNAHGIPEISAKTVPDLMRGLGWVHANDRQLQTLLTRILLQGRAAELLKADDALIEIDTYMRRMNFLPDAQEQIDALAPDTRTAVEAYVDGFNQWMAANGPVFDFKLLGYRRPEPYAVADCLRLGKVFGFLGLADVQAEMEKFIVQAIQNGLDELRLRELFPYLTDDIDTELLARVQLTPPLVPEAMAWRNRLPRFNASNNWVVAGRRTRSGFPILCGDPHLEVNRLPNVWQEIVMRLPGNTLLGVSIPGVPGLIIGRSSHVAWSATYSYMDMLDYRIERCRDGKYYRRDGWKPFSVREETIKVKNRPDRKIQVYENENGLLEGDPNREGHYLALSWSGARDCGARVFDTIIRMIDAPDVDTAMGLFRRVEAVSMNWVFADTRGNIGYQMSGRHFKRPQGTSGLLPLPAWEEKYDSPGFNDPDDLPCVFNPPEGIIATANQDLNYLGRSNPINLCMGSYRADRVVQLLESRSDIDAAFMKDMHYDLYSLQAERLMKIIAPLLPDTENGRILKSWDLRYPADAKGAMLFESVYRSIVDVVFGEHGFGRDVVGHLFSETSLFNDYYANFDRILEKPSSAWFDGRRREELLRQGIQEGLDVKAQGYGQTRSVVLAHLLFGGQLPRFLGFDRGPVVLPGGRATIPQGQIFKHAGRLTTFSPGYRMITDMAADEIHTNLLGGPSDRRFSKWYLSDLKNWYEGNYKVLQ from the coding sequence ATGAAACTGAATCAAAAACCCATCAATCTTGCCGGAAACGACGGAGCGGTCTGCATTGCGCGAAACGCCCACGGAATCCCGGAAATATCTGCCAAAACGGTACCGGACCTGATGCGTGGGCTGGGCTGGGTGCATGCCAACGACCGCCAGTTGCAGACGCTGCTGACAAGAATTCTCCTTCAAGGCCGTGCCGCCGAGCTGCTCAAGGCCGATGACGCCCTGATCGAAATCGACACCTATATGCGCAGGATGAATTTCCTTCCCGATGCGCAGGAGCAGATCGATGCCCTGGCGCCCGACACGCGCACGGCCGTGGAGGCCTACGTCGACGGGTTCAACCAATGGATGGCGGCCAACGGGCCGGTGTTCGATTTCAAGCTGCTGGGCTATCGGCGGCCGGAGCCCTATGCCGTTGCCGACTGTTTGCGGCTGGGCAAGGTCTTTGGATTTCTCGGATTGGCCGACGTCCAGGCCGAAATGGAGAAATTTATCGTCCAGGCGATCCAAAACGGTCTCGACGAACTGCGGCTGCGGGAACTGTTTCCCTACCTGACCGATGATATCGATACCGAACTGCTGGCACGCGTGCAACTGACACCGCCCCTGGTGCCCGAGGCGATGGCCTGGCGCAACCGTCTGCCGCGGTTTAACGCCTCCAACAACTGGGTCGTGGCCGGGCGCCGCACCCGCTCCGGTTTTCCCATTTTGTGCGGCGATCCCCACTTGGAAGTCAACCGCCTGCCCAATGTATGGCAGGAGATCGTCATGCGGCTGCCCGGCAACACCTTGCTGGGCGTAAGCATTCCCGGGGTTCCCGGCCTGATCATCGGCCGCAGCAGCCACGTGGCCTGGAGCGCCACCTATTCGTACATGGACATGCTCGATTACCGCATCGAACGCTGCCGGGACGGCAAATACTATCGCCGGGACGGCTGGAAGCCGTTTTCGGTTCGCGAGGAGACGATCAAAGTCAAGAACCGGCCCGATCGTAAGATTCAGGTGTACGAAAACGAAAACGGATTGCTGGAGGGCGATCCCAACCGGGAGGGGCACTACCTGGCGCTAAGCTGGTCCGGTGCCCGCGACTGCGGGGCCAGGGTTTTCGATACCATCATCCGGATGATCGACGCTCCGGATGTAGATACGGCCATGGGCCTGTTTCGCAGGGTGGAGGCCGTGTCCATGAACTGGGTGTTTGCCGATACCCGGGGAAATATCGGCTATCAGATGAGCGGTCGCCATTTCAAACGGCCGCAAGGGACCAGCGGCCTTCTGCCCCTGCCGGCCTGGGAGGAGAAATACGATTCGCCGGGATTTAACGACCCGGACGATCTGCCCTGCGTGTTCAACCCGCCTGAAGGCATAATCGCTACAGCCAACCAGGATCTCAACTACCTGGGCCGTTCCAATCCCATCAACCTGTGCATGGGGAGCTACCGGGCTGATCGGGTGGTTCAATTGCTGGAGAGCCGTAGCGACATCGACGCGGCGTTCATGAAGGACATGCACTACGATCTTTATTCCCTGCAGGCCGAGCGGCTGATGAAAATCATCGCCCCGCTGCTGCCGGATACGGAAAACGGCCGCATTCTCAAGTCCTGGGATTTGCGCTACCCGGCGGACGCGAAGGGCGCCATGCTCTTCGAATCGGTCTACCGGTCTATTGTCGATGTGGTGTTCGGCGAGCATGGATTCGGTCGGGATGTGGTCGGGCATCTTTTCTCGGAAACCAGCCTGTTCAACGACTATTACGCCAATTTCGACCGCATCCTGGAAAAGCCTTCTTCTGCCTGGTTCGATGGCCGGAGGCGTGAAGAGCTGCTTCGGCAGGGAATCCAAGAGGGGCTGGACGTCAAGGCCCAAGGCTATGGCCAAACCCGGTCCGTCGTCCTGGCCCATCTGCTTTTCGGAGGACAATTGCCCCGTTTTCTCGGGTTCGACCGGGGGCCTGTGGTGCTGCCCGGCGGCCGGGCGACGATCCCCCAGGGGCAGATCTTCAAACATGCCGGCCGGTTGACCACCTTCAGCCCCGGCTACCGCATGATCACCGATATGGCCGCCGATGAAATCCACACCAACCTGCTCGGCGGACCGTCGGACCGTCGTTTCTCCAAGTGGTATCTCAGCGATCTGAAGAACTGGTACGAGGGGAATTACAAGGTGCTGCAATGA
- a CDS encoding CPBP family intramembrane glutamic endopeptidase: MEDTDQAPFVLQNAPAKPDATGNGFPDRYAIKGTGTDRVLTCLEAPNIQVIVKSSLTVTASAARKAPAGTIYLDGVAQTAPFLDHEKKVYNLDHHEGCVRTFTLATCEQALIMCVKGLDLQEREWKIYANEPDLDAILSIWIILNYKRINNREAINRRSLFALVRLEGIIDSLGLEMRELSGFPEDLLQKLMRVIDRLRAEELELKKAGEWAGTDFLDYTLGVLRKLDQFLIKQGELDDFKGIEELARIELTNNRIAVVVESDSGIYELEPHLAKLYGNRLGWVALRRGEKDYTLRQMDLFMPVNLEDVYQRLNFMDPAVKGRLNVNRWGGSGDIGGSPRSSGTGLAPEEIVSACRDVIDKRSDIRHVKRFLISTALAALILVAAIATAQNWQPAHWLNREELTAWSQHPLFGYYLALLVLTVVILGVMALRRPWQFGIILPSGKDWLRLLPFAVACGLSDLLPVPGKALFAADPVAAWTIALVLIPLTMELLFRGLVHGMMAQLATIQDCESRWFFSGPTIGSSLLYTAAVCIQMVMMPVDPASPRTLVFMIQFAAMAAIFGLFAGMIRERSHSILPAWLFHAAAAATLIFTYGPP; this comes from the coding sequence ATGGAAGATACCGATCAAGCTCCTTTTGTGCTGCAAAACGCTCCCGCTAAACCGGATGCCACCGGAAACGGTTTCCCGGATCGCTATGCGATCAAGGGCACCGGGACGGATCGGGTCCTGACCTGCCTGGAAGCCCCCAATATTCAGGTGATTGTAAAATCCAGCCTGACGGTCACAGCCTCGGCCGCCCGCAAGGCCCCGGCGGGAACCATCTACCTGGATGGCGTCGCCCAGACCGCCCCGTTTCTGGATCACGAAAAAAAGGTCTACAATCTGGATCACCACGAAGGCTGTGTGCGCACCTTTACCCTGGCCACCTGCGAGCAGGCCCTGATCATGTGTGTCAAGGGCCTGGACCTGCAGGAACGGGAATGGAAAATATACGCCAACGAGCCCGATCTGGACGCTATTTTATCCATCTGGATCATTCTCAACTACAAGCGAATTAACAACCGCGAAGCCATCAACCGGAGATCGCTGTTTGCCCTGGTGCGCCTGGAAGGGATCATCGATTCCCTCGGCCTCGAGATGCGCGAACTCAGTGGTTTTCCGGAAGATCTGCTCCAGAAACTGATGCGGGTCATCGATCGGCTGCGGGCCGAAGAACTGGAATTGAAAAAAGCCGGCGAGTGGGCCGGAACCGATTTTCTCGACTATACCCTCGGCGTACTGCGCAAATTGGACCAGTTTCTCATCAAGCAGGGCGAACTGGACGATTTCAAGGGCATCGAGGAACTGGCCCGTATCGAGCTGACCAACAACCGTATCGCCGTGGTGGTGGAATCGGATTCGGGAATTTACGAGTTGGAGCCCCATCTGGCCAAACTTTACGGCAACCGACTGGGCTGGGTGGCCCTGCGCAGGGGCGAAAAGGATTACACTCTCAGGCAGATGGACCTGTTCATGCCGGTGAACCTGGAGGATGTCTATCAGCGGCTGAATTTCATGGACCCGGCGGTCAAAGGGCGCCTGAACGTCAACCGCTGGGGCGGTTCCGGCGATATCGGGGGCTCGCCCAGAAGCAGCGGAACCGGGCTTGCTCCTGAGGAAATCGTATCCGCCTGCCGCGATGTGATCGATAAACGCAGCGACATCCGGCATGTGAAGCGGTTTTTGATCAGTACGGCCCTGGCCGCACTGATCCTGGTCGCCGCCATTGCCACCGCTCAAAACTGGCAGCCGGCACACTGGCTGAACCGCGAGGAACTGACCGCATGGAGCCAGCATCCGCTGTTCGGCTATTATCTGGCGCTGCTGGTTTTAACGGTCGTCATTCTCGGGGTCATGGCCCTCCGCCGGCCCTGGCAGTTCGGTATCATCCTGCCCTCCGGAAAAGACTGGCTGCGCCTGTTGCCCTTTGCCGTCGCCTGCGGTCTTTCCGACCTTTTGCCGGTCCCCGGAAAAGCCCTGTTTGCCGCCGACCCGGTGGCGGCCTGGACCATTGCCCTGGTTTTGATTCCGCTCACTATGGAGCTTTTGTTCCGGGGCCTGGTTCATGGCATGATGGCCCAGCTGGCAACCATTCAGGATTGCGAAAGCCGCTGGTTCTTTTCCGGCCCGACCATCGGGTCATCTCTGTTGTATACCGCCGCCGTCTGTATTCAGATGGTCATGATGCCCGTCGATCCCGCCTCTCCGCGAACCCTCGTTTTCATGATCCAATTTGCAGCAATGGCTGCGATTTTCGGGCTTTTTGCCGGAATGATCCGGGAGCGGTCCCACAGCATCCTGCCGGCCTGGCTTTTTCATGCCGCCGCGGCGGCTACCCTGATTTTTACCTATGGGCCGCCATGA
- a CDS encoding FHA domain-containing protein — protein MRGLNRHDVRLWSRLCIFLATAGLLVTLALQPCRSMAATGGGLVDAVLVIDNSGSMRKNDPEFLTPETVSAFLNRLPDTTRVGMVLFDQRARLLQSLTQLSDPEARHQLSSSLKKIDYRGKFTDSAAGIERAAYELKNDGRKEARKSIIFLTDGIVDTGDRQKDAELTQWLKTDLTAECNAAGIRILGIAFTENADFPLIQALASRTGGAYYRATRPEDIADVLDRIQALLPPEPPPALPAEPAPPKATAAPSEAPPEKPPAESSTLPDKEANGSRSFWKFYLPLILIIFVLMGLVAMLVFKLFSLPSWLGGRKDSPAPLPGMRDLPPPEWELQNLTNVGGIHRFDKPRVTVGRDEENDLTLSTPTVSNLHATIEYREGGFFLEDQRSTNGTRLNDHQLAANRPVRLKSGDRIGFANLVFKFVRLDQIVSGDTVMLEITPFDAAADESPEPRLGEIDLEKMLQRCLKRHLEQIRKLGQKYDEFVYAFFSEKMSAAIAVQARENMDRTLWDKSQHCSPLIKGHAFYVVCTLPVSASDAVEWFGSEHGGFTQFIFKWIKSDGYDVTACDQFCVITFGMEEQPWVSMTVVPTHDEPDPVEIMSVDFLSDAEKAQLGLEFDDHGRVL, from the coding sequence CGGAGGGCTGGTGGACGCGGTGCTGGTCATCGACAACTCCGGCAGCATGCGCAAGAACGACCCTGAGTTCCTGACGCCCGAGACCGTCAGTGCGTTTCTGAATCGGCTGCCGGATACCACCCGGGTCGGCATGGTCCTTTTCGATCAGCGGGCCCGGTTGCTGCAGTCCCTGACACAGCTTTCCGACCCGGAAGCCAGACATCAGCTCTCTTCCAGCCTGAAAAAGATCGATTACCGGGGCAAATTCACCGACAGTGCCGCCGGCATCGAGCGGGCCGCTTACGAACTTAAAAACGACGGCCGAAAAGAGGCCCGCAAAAGCATCATTTTTTTGACCGACGGTATCGTGGATACCGGAGACCGCCAAAAAGATGCGGAACTGACGCAGTGGCTGAAGACGGACCTGACGGCCGAGTGCAATGCCGCCGGGATTCGCATTTTAGGGATCGCCTTTACCGAAAATGCCGACTTTCCGCTGATTCAGGCCCTGGCTTCACGCACCGGCGGCGCTTATTACCGGGCCACCCGTCCCGAAGATATCGCCGACGTGCTGGACCGGATCCAGGCCCTGCTGCCACCGGAACCACCGCCCGCCTTGCCTGCTGAACCCGCACCGCCCAAGGCAACGGCCGCGCCTTCGGAGGCTCCGCCGGAAAAGCCGCCCGCCGAATCGTCCACCTTGCCCGATAAGGAAGCCAACGGCTCCCGCAGCTTCTGGAAGTTCTACCTGCCGTTGATCCTGATTATTTTCGTGCTGATGGGGCTGGTGGCGATGCTGGTATTCAAGCTGTTCAGCCTGCCTTCCTGGCTGGGGGGGCGCAAAGACAGCCCCGCGCCGTTGCCCGGCATGCGGGACCTGCCGCCTCCGGAGTGGGAACTTCAGAATTTGACCAACGTCGGCGGCATCCACCGATTCGACAAACCGCGGGTAACCGTCGGGCGGGACGAAGAGAACGACCTGACCCTTTCGACACCCACGGTTTCCAATCTGCACGCCACCATCGAATACCGTGAGGGGGGCTTCTTTCTGGAGGACCAGCGCAGCACCAACGGCACCCGACTCAACGACCACCAGCTGGCGGCCAACCGGCCGGTGCGCCTGAAAAGCGGAGACCGGATCGGTTTCGCCAACCTGGTTTTCAAATTCGTGCGCCTGGACCAGATCGTCAGCGGAGATACGGTGATGCTGGAGATCACCCCCTTTGATGCCGCTGCGGACGAATCGCCCGAACCCCGTCTTGGTGAAATCGATTTGGAAAAAATGCTGCAACGCTGCCTGAAACGGCACCTGGAGCAGATCCGGAAGCTGGGGCAAAAATACGACGAATTCGTTTACGCATTCTTTTCCGAGAAAATGTCCGCCGCCATTGCCGTCCAGGCCCGGGAGAATATGGACCGGACCCTTTGGGACAAAAGCCAACATTGCTCCCCCCTGATCAAAGGCCATGCCTTTTATGTGGTCTGCACCCTCCCGGTGAGCGCTTCCGACGCCGTCGAATGGTTCGGAAGCGAGCACGGCGGGTTCACCCAGTTCATCTTCAAGTGGATCAAATCCGACGGGTACGATGTGACGGCCTGCGACCAGTTCTGCGTGATCACTTTTGGCATGGAAGAGCAGCCCTGGGTCAGCATGACGGTCGTGCCCACCCATGACGAACCGGACCCGGTCGAGATCATGTCCGTCGATTTCCTTTCGGATGCGGAGAAGGCACAGCTGGGCCTGGAGTTCGACGACCATGGGCGGGTGTTATAG